One segment of Deinococcus metalli DNA contains the following:
- a CDS encoding MBL fold metallo-hydrolase, protein MTNGSPHLIDLHFEATPGVIASYVFDTGDGLAVVDTGPTSTLPALEAGLNGLGASLDDVRHVLLTHIHFDHAGAAGTVLARVPAARAYVHGRGAPHLASPERLYASATQIYGDHMERLWGEMRPIAPERVTPLAGGETLRLGSRDVDVLYTPGHAVHHVSYRVGDDVFVGDVAGVRLSAAQTTRAPTPPPDIDLEAWRDSIQTLRSLDVARLHLAHFGSYAADDLHWTGLLDTMTADADRVRAGLEAGQDYETISAAFTTQLMAELEAQGPELPARYAFACPPWMSVQGLMRYWQRRAARPAVGVS, encoded by the coding sequence GTGACGAACGGCTCGCCACACCTCATCGACCTGCACTTCGAGGCCACGCCGGGCGTGATCGCGTCGTACGTGTTCGACACCGGCGACGGCCTGGCTGTGGTGGACACTGGGCCGACCAGCACCCTGCCCGCCCTGGAGGCCGGCCTGAACGGTCTGGGGGCGTCGCTGGACGACGTGCGGCACGTGCTGCTCACGCACATCCACTTCGACCACGCGGGCGCGGCCGGCACGGTGCTCGCGCGCGTCCCGGCTGCCCGCGCGTACGTGCACGGGCGCGGCGCGCCGCATCTGGCCAGTCCCGAGCGCCTGTACGCCAGCGCCACGCAGATCTACGGTGACCACATGGAGCGCCTGTGGGGTGAGATGCGGCCCATCGCCCCGGAGCGCGTGACGCCCCTGGCGGGCGGGGAGACGCTGCGCCTCGGCTCGCGCGACGTGGACGTGCTGTACACGCCGGGCCACGCGGTGCATCACGTGTCGTACCGCGTCGGGGACGACGTGTTCGTGGGGGATGTCGCCGGCGTGCGCCTCTCCGCCGCACAGACCACCCGCGCGCCCACGCCGCCCCCGGACATCGACCTGGAGGCGTGGCGGGACAGTATCCAGACGCTGCGGAGCCTGGACGTCGCCCGCCTGCACCTCGCGCACTTCGGGTCGTACGCGGCCGACGACCTCCACTGGACCGGCCTGCTAGACACCATGACCGCCGACGCCGACCGCGTGCGTGCGGGCCTGGAGGCGGGTCAGGACTATGAGACGATCTCGGCCGCGTTCACCACGCAGCTGATGGCCGAGCTGGAGGCCCAGGGGCCGGAGCTGCCCGCCCGCTACGCCTTTGCGTGCCCGCCGTGGATGAGCGTGCAGGGCCTGATGCGCTACTGGCAGCGCCGGGCCGCGCGCCCCGCTGTGGGGGTGAGCTGA
- a CDS encoding RNHCP domain-containing protein gives MSGGGRRFTVQGTNNAFTCAHCGQSVEPLRNGSVRNHCPHCLHSLHVDIQPGDRANTCHGLMVPVGAEQSGKKGWMIVHRCAKCGYVGRNRAALDDPAQPDDWDTLIAVTTRPPV, from the coding sequence GTGAGCGGGGGCGGCCGGCGCTTCACGGTGCAGGGCACGAACAACGCGTTCACGTGCGCGCACTGCGGCCAGTCCGTCGAGCCGCTGCGCAACGGCAGCGTCCGCAACCACTGTCCGCACTGCCTGCACAGCCTGCACGTGGACATCCAGCCCGGCGACCGCGCCAACACGTGCCACGGTCTGATGGTGCCGGTCGGCGCCGAGCAGAGCGGCAAGAAGGGCTGGATGATCGTGCACCGCTGCGCGAAGTGCGGCTACGTGGGCCGCAACCGCGCCGCGCTGGACGATCCCGCGCAGCCCGACGACTGGGACACCCTGATCGCCGTGACGACCCGCCCGCCCGTCTGA
- the msrA gene encoding peptide-methionine (S)-S-oxide reductase MsrA produces MTQTSTPAGDSTTSSVQQAILAGGCFWCTEAVMKDVRGVTAVESGYIGGHIAQPDYRSVCSGTTGHAEAVRVTFDPAQVSYEDLLGLFFATHDPTTLNRQGADMGTQYRSAVFPLNAEQERQTREVIANLEKEQVFDRPIVTSIEPASTFHVAEAYHQDYYARNPGQGYCMAVIAPKVAKLRKYYGDKLRA; encoded by the coding sequence ATGACCCAGACGTCCACCCCGGCCGGCGACTCCACCACCTCCAGCGTGCAGCAGGCGATCCTGGCGGGCGGCTGCTTCTGGTGCACCGAGGCCGTCATGAAGGACGTGCGCGGCGTCACGGCCGTCGAGAGCGGGTATATCGGCGGGCACATCGCGCAGCCGGACTACCGCAGCGTGTGCAGCGGCACGACCGGCCACGCCGAGGCCGTGCGCGTGACCTTCGATCCGGCGCAGGTGAGCTACGAGGACCTGCTGGGCCTGTTCTTCGCCACGCACGATCCCACCACCCTCAACCGGCAGGGCGCGGATATGGGTACGCAGTACCGCAGCGCCGTCTTTCCGCTGAATGCCGAGCAGGAGCGCCAGACGCGCGAGGTGATCGCCAACCTCGAGAAGGAACAGGTGTTCGACCGGCCCATCGTGACGTCCATCGAACCCGCCTCGACCTTCCACGTGGCCGAGGCCTACCACCAGGACTACTACGCCCGCAATCCCGGTCAGGGCTACTGCATGGCCGTGATCGCCCCGAAGGTGGCGAAACTCCGCAAGTACTACGGAGACAAGCTGCGCGCGTGA
- a CDS encoding phospholipase D-like domain-containing protein, whose protein sequence is MPRLALLLLILASGLAVPSGERSRTFTALSSTEVQTVQIGGLTFLRSPLPPVPAGELDGLGTAGPCPPPDAPLDRVLYDSLDGRGAALSCGNAFAGLLSFPQDEAGVTDQPPSPLGGFEAVAQTIRAARDEVLLSTMVWDDGAGSPGALLAGAVAELRRDLQLHPERHPHGVTVRLLLGNSVRFDRLTDPTASAYSAARHLLEAGVPLTGDPLPGWRLEIANYTYAYPHNHMKLLIVDRQEVLAGGNNVSWFHVPVTTPGGLGLRDLALRVRGPVARHAVAAFRDAWRHSRSLTCHGEPQPVDLHFACDLDATSTPFPLLWTGPPAPAGTARVYGLYRRAGEEDADAALVRLFGAASGEIDLLQAQVSGTPECTLSALAPGGCASAQTMLPVWNALLHAVETRGVRVRMVLDHDPVLQLETLALLGGLRARLAPLGLADRVQARWFGPAEGQHTKAILVDGRMLVVGSPNLQFASFGPGGLGEYALATSDPTATGLGARLFEFEWARAVPVTLPYWLREPGR, encoded by the coding sequence GTGCCCCGGCTTGCCCTGCTCCTGCTGATCCTGGCGTCGGGCCTGGCCGTACCGTCCGGAGAACGCAGCCGCACCTTCACGGCGCTGTCCAGCACCGAGGTGCAGACCGTCCAGATCGGCGGACTGACGTTCCTGCGCTCGCCGCTGCCGCCGGTGCCGGCCGGGGAACTCGACGGCCTGGGCACCGCCGGGCCGTGTCCGCCGCCAGATGCTCCCCTCGACCGCGTCCTGTACGACAGTCTGGACGGTCGGGGCGCGGCCCTCAGCTGCGGCAACGCCTTCGCGGGCCTCCTGAGTTTTCCGCAGGACGAGGCCGGCGTCACCGATCAGCCGCCCAGCCCGCTCGGCGGCTTCGAGGCGGTGGCACAGACCATCCGCGCCGCCCGGGACGAGGTGCTGCTCTCCACCATGGTCTGGGACGACGGCGCGGGCTCGCCCGGGGCGCTGCTGGCGGGCGCGGTCGCGGAGCTGCGCCGCGACCTCCAGCTCCACCCGGAACGGCACCCGCACGGCGTCACGGTGCGGCTGCTGCTGGGCAACTCCGTGCGCTTCGACCGGCTGACGGACCCGACCGCATCGGCGTACTCGGCCGCGCGGCACCTGCTGGAGGCCGGCGTGCCGCTGACGGGCGACCCGCTGCCCGGCTGGCGGCTGGAGATCGCCAACTACACCTACGCCTACCCGCACAACCACATGAAGCTGCTGATCGTGGACCGGCAGGAGGTGCTGGCCGGCGGCAACAATGTCAGCTGGTTCCACGTGCCGGTGACCACGCCGGGGGGGCTGGGCCTGCGCGACCTGGCTCTGCGGGTGCGCGGGCCGGTCGCGCGCCACGCCGTCGCGGCGTTCCGGGACGCGTGGCGGCACTCCCGGTCGCTGACGTGCCACGGTGAGCCGCAGCCCGTCGACCTGCACTTCGCGTGTGACCTCGACGCCACCTCCACGCCGTTCCCGCTGCTGTGGACCGGGCCACCCGCGCCGGCCGGCACCGCCCGCGTGTACGGCCTGTACCGCCGCGCGGGCGAGGAGGACGCCGACGCCGCGCTGGTGCGGCTGTTCGGCGCGGCGTCGGGCGAGATCGACCTGCTCCAGGCCCAGGTGAGCGGCACGCCCGAGTGCACCCTGAGCGCCCTGGCGCCCGGCGGCTGCGCGTCGGCGCAGACCATGCTGCCGGTGTGGAACGCGCTGCTGCACGCCGTCGAGACGCGGGGCGTGCGGGTGCGGATGGTGCTCGACCACGACCCCGTGCTGCAACTCGAGACGCTGGCCCTGCTGGGCGGACTGCGTGCCCGCCTGGCGCCGCTGGGCCTCGCGGACCGCGTGCAGGCCCGCTGGTTCGGCCCGGCCGAGGGCCAGCACACCAAGGCGATCCTGGTGGACGGCCGCATGCTCGTTGTGGGCAGCCCGAACCTCCAGTTCGCGTCGTTTGGGCCGGGCGGCCTGGGCGAGTACGCCCTGGCGACCAGCGATCCCACCGCCACCGGCCTGGGGGCGCGGCTGTTCGAGTTCGAGTGGGCGCGCGCGGTGCCCGTCACCCTGCCGTACTGGCTGCGTGAGCCCGGCCGCTGA
- a CDS encoding SOS response-associated peptidase gives MGIAHPAGRGPTDPLRFVRKSGPRYEAPYGRWGLVPTGMTLTDAKRYATFNAKAESLDERPMFKQAFAQQRCVIPLAAFWEWPTLPGGQKQRVRIARRDAKPLLVAGLWSLTPTPDGPLESCTIVTRPPTPDLLEVHDRMPALLLSKDLETWLSGPPHLARGAAMTSWEPRILQVTEA, from the coding sequence GTGGGGATCGCCCATCCAGCGGGCCGAGGTCCGACCGACCCCCTGCGGTTCGTCCGCAAGTCTGGGCCGAGATACGAGGCGCCGTATGGTCGATGGGGGTTGGTCCCGACGGGGATGACCCTAACCGACGCCAAGAGGTACGCGACCTTCAACGCGAAGGCGGAATCCCTCGACGAGCGCCCGATGTTCAAGCAGGCCTTCGCGCAGCAGCGCTGCGTCATCCCACTCGCCGCCTTCTGGGAGTGGCCGACGCTGCCGGGCGGCCAGAAGCAGAGGGTCCGGATCGCCCGGCGCGACGCCAAGCCGCTGCTCGTGGCTGGCCTGTGGAGCCTGACGCCCACGCCCGACGGGCCGCTGGAGTCCTGCACCATCGTCACGCGGCCGCCCACGCCGGATCTGCTGGAAGTGCACGACCGCATGCCGGCCCTGCTGCTGTCCAAGGATCTGGAGACGTGGCTGTCCGGCCCGCCCCACCTGGCACGCGGCGCGGCGATGACGAGCTGGGAGCCGCGCATCCTGCAGGTCACTGAGGCATGA
- a CDS encoding NAD(P)H-dependent oxidoreductase, producing the protein MTHVLMITGNPKPLELSYSRRLGQMFRDTYARADVTARISVLDLYADHVPLIDADVMTGWGKLAQQQPLDPHEARKVERLSALVDQFLAADLVVFALPMWNFGYPPMVKAYMDAIAVAGRTFQYTERGPVGLTSGKHAVILEARGSVWSEGPAQSMEHSVSHLRTFLGFLGITDVQTVFAEDLGTDPTQSETIFNTAARRAEALAQTCAHAALQA; encoded by the coding sequence ATGACGCATGTGCTGATGATCACCGGCAACCCGAAGCCGCTTGAGCTGTCCTACTCGCGGCGCCTCGGACAGATGTTCCGGGACACCTACGCGCGAGCGGACGTGACCGCCCGCATCAGCGTCCTCGACCTGTACGCTGATCACGTCCCCCTGATCGATGCCGACGTGATGACCGGGTGGGGCAAACTCGCCCAGCAGCAGCCCCTCGACCCGCATGAAGCCCGCAAGGTCGAGCGCCTCAGCGCCCTGGTCGATCAGTTCCTCGCCGCGGATCTCGTCGTCTTCGCGCTGCCAATGTGGAACTTCGGGTACCCGCCGATGGTCAAGGCGTATATGGACGCCATCGCGGTCGCGGGCCGCACGTTCCAGTACACGGAGCGCGGGCCGGTCGGCCTGACGTCGGGCAAGCACGCCGTCATCCTCGAGGCGCGGGGCAGCGTGTGGAGCGAGGGACCCGCGCAGAGCATGGAGCACTCCGTCAGCCACCTGCGCACGTTCCTGGGGTTCCTGGGCATCACGGACGTTCAGACGGTGTTCGCGGAGGACCTGGGAACTGATCCCACGCAGAGTGAGACGATCTTCAACACGGCCGCCCGGCGCGCTGAGGCGCTCGCGCAGACCTGTGCGCACGCCGCGCTGCAGGCATAG
- a CDS encoding MOSC domain-containing protein, protein MPHTRPARVRAVLVAQPETVVIGTRPTVTGIRKRVQAGRVAVTAAGLDGDHVLNVKHHGGPDQAVYVYTQPDLDAWTEALGEEPEPGAFGENLRLDTLESAALRVGDRLDITAADGTPGPLLEVTAPRIPCATLAANMGDPEFVKRFARMRRPGAYLRVLRDGHVGAGDTVTLHPAPDDAPTIHALFELWYDRSPSREFLAALLAHPLAVRLRRDVEERLSTLG, encoded by the coding sequence ATGCCCCATACCCGCCCTGCCCGCGTGCGCGCCGTCCTGGTGGCGCAGCCGGAGACCGTCGTGATCGGAACGCGCCCCACCGTGACCGGTATCCGCAAGCGCGTCCAAGCCGGACGCGTGGCGGTCACGGCGGCCGGCCTGGACGGCGACCACGTCCTGAACGTCAAGCACCACGGCGGGCCGGATCAGGCGGTGTACGTGTACACCCAGCCGGACCTGGACGCGTGGACAGAGGCGCTGGGCGAGGAGCCGGAACCCGGCGCCTTCGGAGAGAACCTGCGGCTGGACACACTGGAGTCCGCCGCTTTGCGGGTCGGGGACCGGCTCGACATCACGGCGGCGGACGGCACCCCCGGGCCGCTGCTGGAGGTCACGGCGCCCCGCATTCCGTGCGCGACGCTGGCCGCGAACATGGGCGACCCGGAGTTCGTGAAGCGCTTCGCGCGGATGCGGCGGCCTGGCGCGTACCTGCGGGTGCTCCGTGACGGTCACGTCGGTGCGGGCGATACCGTCACCCTCCACCCCGCTCCCGACGACGCGCCGACCATCCACGCGCTGTTCGAGCTGTGGTATGACCGCTCGCCCTCGCGCGAGTTCCTGGCGGCCCTGCTCGCCCACCCGCTGGCCGTGCGCCTGCGGCGGGACGTGGAGGAGCGGTTGAGCACCCTGGGCTAG
- the purD gene encoding phosphoribosylamine--glycine ligase, with protein MRVLVVGGGGREHAIVHACARAGHDVLCTPGNPGIAALARVLDGPQDAPAIAALARREAVDVVIVGPEAYLAAGVVDECRAAGVPAFGPTRAASRLEGDKAWSKAFMNRHGIPTATHRAFTALDDALAHAGTCMPPIVVKDAGLKAGKGVTIAHTHAQAEAALREIFGQAGAQAVIEDFMAGQEVTVLAICDGQRYALTPPSQDHKTIFEGDTGPMTGGMGVICPFPVDDATVSEIRTAIIEPTLAGMRAEGLEYRGVLYAGLMLTPAGPKVVEFNARFGDPEAEAVLPLLTSDLAQHALDAAQGQLDPASVTFGAGASATIILAAPGYPGEPERGLPLTLPEAGGSEVIYHAGTRLDGGQLRSAGGRVLAVTATAPTLPRALGAAYALAGRIGFPGAQLRRDIGARIGVTPEPA; from the coding sequence ATGCGCGTGCTGGTCGTGGGCGGCGGTGGCCGCGAGCATGCCATCGTACACGCGTGTGCCCGCGCCGGGCACGACGTGCTGTGCACGCCCGGCAACCCCGGCATCGCCGCCCTGGCGCGCGTGCTGGATGGTCCGCAGGACGCCCCGGCCATCGCCGCGCTGGCCCGCCGGGAGGCCGTGGACGTGGTGATCGTCGGCCCGGAGGCGTACCTCGCGGCCGGCGTCGTGGACGAGTGCCGCGCGGCCGGCGTGCCGGCCTTCGGCCCCACGCGCGCCGCCAGCCGGCTGGAGGGCGACAAGGCGTGGAGTAAGGCGTTCATGAACCGCCACGGCATCCCCACCGCCACGCACCGCGCGTTCACCGCGCTGGACGACGCCCTGGCGCACGCCGGGACATGCATGCCGCCCATCGTGGTGAAGGACGCGGGCCTGAAGGCGGGCAAGGGCGTGACCATCGCGCACACCCACGCTCAGGCCGAGGCAGCGCTGCGCGAGATCTTCGGGCAGGCGGGTGCCCAGGCGGTCATCGAGGACTTCATGGCCGGGCAGGAGGTCACGGTGCTCGCCATCTGCGACGGCCAGCGCTACGCCCTGACACCGCCCAGCCAGGACCACAAGACCATCTTTGAGGGCGACACCGGCCCGATGACCGGCGGCATGGGCGTGATCTGCCCGTTCCCGGTGGACGACGCGACCGTGAGCGAGATCCGCACGGCGATCATCGAGCCTACCCTGGCCGGCATGCGCGCCGAGGGTCTGGAGTACCGGGGCGTGCTGTACGCCGGGCTGATGCTCACGCCGGCCGGGCCGAAGGTCGTGGAGTTCAACGCCCGCTTCGGCGATCCGGAGGCCGAGGCCGTGCTGCCGCTCCTGACCTCCGATCTTGCACAGCACGCGCTGGACGCTGCGCAGGGCCAGCTCGACCCGGCGAGCGTGACCTTCGGCGCCGGCGCGAGCGCCACCATCATCCTCGCGGCCCCCGGTTACCCGGGCGAACCGGAACGCGGCCTGCCCCTCACGCTGCCGGAGGCGGGCGGCAGCGAGGTGATCTACCACGCCGGCACCCGCCTGGACGGCGGGCAGCTCCGCAGCGCCGGCGGCCGCGTGCTGGCGGTCACGGCCACCGCGCCCACTCTGCCGCGCGCGCTGGGGGCCGCGTACGCCCTGGCCGGGCGGATCGGGTTTCCCGGTGCGCAGCTCCGGCGGGACATCGGCGCGCGGATCGGCGTGACTCCGGAGCCCGCCTGA